The following are encoded together in the Deinococcus soli (ex Cha et al. 2016) genome:
- a CDS encoding cysteine desulfurase-like protein gives MTTAAVLTQADLRAQFPQLQSGRAYLDNAAGGLIPVRAIQAVTEHLTRYGATNAMPGHRPGAEILALKHRAREATALFMNARPEDVALAQSATALTFRLAAAFARLWGEGDEVIFSGLEHESNASPWRELERQGVTVKVWHARQPDMTLHPDDLAALLSPRTRLVAVTAASNALGVTPDIPAITAQVRAAGAWSIVDAVHAAPHAFPDVQAWGADVVTFSPYKVWAPHLGAMWLRPELRATLPWPKLEFVPQGDITGIEHGTPQFELLAGWLGTLDYLRELGGHAELARAALEAASQRIHELEAPVMARLVEGLLAHDLVTVYGPQGTQGRVGTVAFRVAGESPEQTALRLTAAGVDVAAGHFYAVQPLRDLGLYPQGVVRASIAHYTTLDDIERMLAALG, from the coding sequence GGTCCGCGCGATCCAGGCGGTGACGGAGCACCTGACGCGGTACGGGGCGACGAACGCCATGCCGGGGCACCGTCCGGGTGCGGAGATCCTCGCCCTGAAGCACCGGGCGCGGGAGGCGACGGCGCTGTTCATGAACGCGAGGCCGGAGGATGTGGCGCTGGCGCAGAGTGCCACGGCGTTAACCTTCCGGCTCGCGGCGGCGTTCGCCCGCCTGTGGGGCGAGGGGGACGAAGTGATCTTCAGCGGGCTGGAACACGAGAGTAACGCCAGCCCCTGGCGGGAACTGGAGCGTCAGGGCGTGACCGTGAAGGTCTGGCACGCGCGGCAGCCGGACATGACGTTGCACCCGGATGATCTAGCGGCGCTGCTGTCGCCCCGCACGCGGCTGGTGGCGGTCACGGCGGCCAGCAACGCGTTGGGCGTCACGCCGGACATTCCGGCGATCACGGCGCAGGTGCGCGCGGCGGGCGCGTGGAGCATCGTGGACGCCGTGCACGCCGCGCCGCACGCCTTCCCGGACGTGCAGGCGTGGGGCGCGGATGTCGTGACGTTCAGCCCGTACAAGGTCTGGGCGCCGCACCTGGGCGCCATGTGGCTGCGCCCGGAGCTGCGCGCCACGCTGCCCTGGCCGAAACTGGAGTTCGTGCCGCAGGGTGACATCACCGGCATCGAGCACGGCACGCCGCAGTTCGAGCTGCTGGCGGGGTGGCTGGGCACCCTGGACTACCTCCGGGAACTGGGTGGGCACGCCGAGCTGGCCCGCGCCGCGCTGGAGGCCGCCTCCCAGCGCATTCACGAACTGGAAGCGCCGGTCATGGCGCGGCTGGTCGAGGGGCTCCTCGCGCATGACCTCGTGACGGTGTACGGCCCGCAGGGCACGCAGGGTCGCGTGGGGACCGTCGCGTTCCGCGTGGCGGGGGAGAGCCCCGAGCAGACCGCGCTGCGCCTCACGGCCGCCGGGGTGGACGTGGCTGCCGGTCATTTCTACGCCGTGCAGCCCCTGAGGGACCTGGGCCTGTATCCGCAGGGTGTCGTGCGGGCCAGCATCGCGCACTACACGACGCTGGACGACATCGAACGGATGCTCGCGGCTCTGGGTTAA
- the pyrF gene encoding orotidine-5'-phosphate decarboxylase: MTFAQAVTDRTRALQTRLCVGLDPRLAAYRDAAHLREHTLDVLEATAPYAACVKPQLAFYEALGLDGLRVLEEVCAAARTLGLPVLLDAKRGDIGSTAQAYAQGWLTGRHAGAALTVNPFLGFETLTPFVETARANGGAVFVLVKTSNPGQADLQGGGISERVADEITRLNAQEDAEYATVGAVVGATHPGDLAAFRARMPRALLLLPGLGAQGATAAQLAPAFDPGGTGALASASRGVQYASGLDIRASVDAARDFRNELNSVLS; encoded by the coding sequence ATGACCTTCGCGCAGGCCGTAACCGACCGCACCCGAGCCCTCCAGACCCGCCTGTGCGTGGGCCTGGACCCCCGCCTGGCCGCCTACCGGGACGCCGCGCACCTGCGTGAGCACACCCTGGACGTGCTGGAGGCGACCGCGCCGTACGCCGCGTGCGTGAAGCCGCAGCTGGCGTTCTACGAGGCGCTGGGGCTGGACGGGCTGCGCGTCCTGGAGGAGGTGTGCGCGGCGGCCCGCACGCTGGGCCTCCCGGTGCTGCTGGACGCCAAACGTGGGGACATCGGCAGCACGGCGCAGGCGTACGCGCAGGGCTGGCTGACCGGTCGGCACGCGGGCGCGGCCCTGACCGTGAACCCGTTCCTGGGCTTCGAGACCCTCACGCCGTTCGTGGAGACCGCCCGCGCGAACGGCGGCGCGGTGTTCGTCCTCGTGAAGACCAGCAACCCGGGGCAGGCGGACCTGCAGGGCGGCGGCATCAGCGAACGCGTCGCGGACGAGATCACCCGCCTGAACGCACAGGAAGATGCGGAGTACGCCACCGTCGGCGCGGTCGTGGGTGCCACGCACCCCGGCGATCTGGCCGCATTCCGCGCCCGCATGCCTCGCGCCCTGCTGCTGCTGCCAGGCCTTGGCGCGCAGGGCGCGACCGCCGCGCAGCTCGCTCCGGCCTTCGACCCCGGCGGGACCGGCGCGCTCGCCAGCGCCAGCCGGGGCGTGCAGTACGCCAGCGGGCTGGACATCCGGGCCAGCGTGGACGCCGCGCGGGACTTCCGCAACGAACTCAACAGCGTTTTGAGTTGA
- the secG gene encoding preprotein translocase subunit SecG has product MILTLFIVLFALVCVGLIFFVLLQVPKQAGLSASMASGGSLLGGRGVEGGLVRITSVLGGFFMLLALLINLVSR; this is encoded by the coding sequence ATGATTCTGACTCTGTTCATCGTGCTGTTCGCCCTCGTCTGCGTGGGTCTGATCTTCTTCGTGCTGCTCCAGGTGCCCAAACAGGCGGGCCTGTCGGCGAGCATGGCCTCCGGCGGCTCGCTGCTCGGCGGGCGCGGCGTGGAGGGCGGCCTGGTGCGGATCACCAGCGTCCTCGGCGGCTTCTTCATGCTGCTGGCCCTGCTGATCAACCTCGTCTCGCGCTGA
- the wecB gene encoding non-hydrolyzing UDP-N-acetylglucosamine 2-epimerase yields MKKIVLAFGTRPEATKMAPVYRAVEAQSGLKALILSTGQQRQMLDGALNVFGLTPDRDLNVMTDRQTLADLTARIVPQAGQTLREMGADMVLVHGDTSTSFCVALSAFYEGIPVGHVEAGLRSGSLREPFPEEANRRLTGVLSTLDFAPTAGSKANLLREGKAPDGIVVTGQTAVDAVREVAGRVPLRAAWQARVDAGQPLVTVTMHRRENQPMMREMAQALARVAQAHPDHHFIYPVHLSPAVQEAVRPALEGVANFELTDPLDYSDMAPLMAASRLLATDSGGLQEEGAALGVPVAVLRNVTERPEGVEAGVLRLAGNDPAQLEATLLDLLGSEPTLAAMRAARNPYGDGQAAQRIAQAIAWHFGLAERPADWT; encoded by the coding sequence ATGAAAAAGATTGTCCTCGCCTTCGGGACGCGTCCCGAGGCCACCAAGATGGCTCCCGTCTACCGCGCCGTGGAGGCGCAGAGCGGCCTGAAAGCGCTGATCCTCTCGACGGGGCAGCAGCGGCAGATGCTCGACGGGGCGCTGAACGTGTTCGGCCTGACCCCGGACCGGGACCTGAACGTCATGACGGACCGTCAGACCCTCGCGGACCTGACGGCGCGGATCGTGCCGCAGGCCGGGCAGACCCTGCGCGAGATGGGCGCGGACATGGTCCTCGTGCACGGCGACACCAGCACGAGTTTCTGCGTGGCCCTGAGTGCCTTCTACGAGGGCATCCCGGTCGGGCACGTCGAGGCGGGCCTGCGCAGCGGCAGCCTGCGTGAACCCTTCCCCGAGGAAGCGAACCGCCGCCTGACCGGCGTGCTGAGCACCCTGGACTTCGCCCCCACAGCCGGCAGCAAGGCGAACCTGCTGCGCGAGGGCAAGGCCCCTGACGGCATCGTCGTGACCGGGCAGACCGCCGTGGACGCCGTGCGCGAGGTGGCGGGCCGCGTGCCGCTGCGCGCCGCGTGGCAGGCCCGCGTGGACGCCGGGCAGCCGCTCGTGACGGTCACCATGCACCGCCGCGAGAACCAGCCCATGATGCGCGAGATGGCCCAGGCCCTCGCCCGCGTGGCGCAGGCCCACCCGGACCACCACTTCATCTACCCGGTGCACCTGTCGCCCGCCGTGCAGGAGGCGGTGCGCCCGGCACTGGAGGGCGTGGCGAACTTCGAACTGACCGATCCGCTGGATTACAGCGACATGGCGCCCCTGATGGCCGCGTCGCGCCTCCTGGCCACCGACAGCGGCGGCCTTCAGGAGGAAGGCGCGGCGCTGGGCGTGCCCGTCGCGGTGCTGCGCAACGTCACCGAGCGGCCCGAGGGGGTCGAGGCGGGCGTCCTGCGGCTCGCGGGGAACGACCCGGCGCAGCTGGAAGCCACCCTGCTGGACCTGCTGGGCAGTGAACCCACCCTCGCCGCGATGCGCGCCGCCCGCAACCCCTACGGGGACGGTCAGGCCGCGCAGCGGATCGCGCAGGCCATCGCGTGGCACTTCGGCCTCGCGGAGCGCCCGGCCGACTGGACCTGA
- a CDS encoding MraY family glycosyltransferase, which produces MESLRALAAQLGIADLTGRGFLSVLITFVSAGVFTWFFIPRLRDFAIQVGWADQPNERRLNKEPLPNAGGLAIYAGFIVSIILAWALRPIAVDIVNIQVLAILLGASMLVLVGFIDDQYGLSPVTRLLVQTLAAILLLVNDLRIDLNSIPFIPALPDVINQPLSTVVTILWVVALTNAVNLLDGVDGVVGGVAFVASFVLLATAAQFPDRAAAVVLLAGLSGAALGYLRHNFNPSRIIMGDAGSTLFGYTLAAVSLLGTLKFSAGASLIVPLIVLALPLLDTTQVVIGRLARGIRNPLRHPDKTHIHHRVLARTSSARRTAVILWLVALACGTVGMSLQGLRFQAIVGTIVTAMLCLIFVAYRRVRARNLELAQHGQGDDE; this is translated from the coding sequence ATGGAGTCACTCCGCGCACTTGCTGCACAGCTGGGGATCGCCGACCTGACCGGGCGGGGATTCCTGAGCGTTCTGATCACCTTCGTCAGCGCCGGGGTGTTCACCTGGTTCTTCATTCCGCGCCTGCGGGACTTCGCCATTCAGGTCGGGTGGGCCGACCAGCCCAACGAACGCCGCCTGAACAAGGAACCCCTGCCCAATGCCGGGGGGCTGGCCATCTACGCCGGGTTCATCGTGAGCATCATCCTGGCGTGGGCGCTGCGGCCCATCGCGGTGGACATCGTGAACATCCAGGTGCTGGCGATCCTGCTGGGCGCGTCCATGCTGGTGCTGGTCGGCTTCATCGACGACCAGTACGGCCTGTCGCCCGTCACGCGGCTGCTGGTCCAGACGCTCGCGGCGATCCTGCTGCTGGTCAACGACCTGCGCATCGACCTGAACAGCATTCCCTTCATTCCGGCGCTGCCGGACGTGATCAACCAGCCGCTGAGCACGGTCGTCACGATCCTGTGGGTGGTGGCCCTGACGAACGCCGTGAACCTCCTGGACGGCGTGGACGGTGTGGTGGGCGGCGTGGCGTTCGTGGCGAGTTTCGTGTTGCTCGCCACTGCCGCGCAGTTCCCGGACCGCGCCGCGGCCGTCGTTCTGCTCGCGGGCCTGTCCGGCGCGGCGCTGGGGTACCTGCGGCATAACTTCAACCCCAGCCGCATCATCATGGGCGACGCGGGCAGCACCCTCTTCGGGTACACGCTGGCCGCCGTGAGCCTGCTGGGCACGCTGAAGTTCAGTGCGGGCGCCAGCCTGATCGTGCCGCTGATCGTGCTGGCGCTGCCGCTGCTGGACACCACCCAGGTCGTGATCGGGCGGCTGGCACGCGGTATCCGCAACCCGCTGCGGCACCCGGACAAGACCCACATCCATCACCGGGTGCTGGCGCGGACCAGCAGCGCGCGGCGCACCGCCGTGATCCTGTGGCTGGTGGCGCTGGCGTGCGGCACGGTCGGCATGAGCCTTCAGGGCCTGCGCTTCCAGGCGATTGTCGGCACGATCGTGACGGCCATGTTGTGCCTGATCTTCGTCGCGTACCGCCGCGTGCGCGCCCGCAACCTTGAACTCGCCCAGCATGGGCAGGGAGACGACGAATGA
- the glgC gene encoding glucose-1-phosphate adenylyltransferase: MKPRVLGMILAGGQGSRLAPLTQKRSKPAVPFGSKYRIIDFAINNFINSGVFSIYVLTQYKAQSLTEHIQRGWRFGTFLSDYFITLVPAQMYRIEELGPVWYRGTADAVYQNMHLIDNYEADYVAIFSGDHIYKMNVEHMLQKHIETRADVTIAAYPMPQAQAHQFGVMHVDQNWRVTDFLEKPKNPPSIPGQEGVSLTSMGNYIFSRRALEELLETNMGGGEAGFDFGGDVIPRALSDGYNVMAYDFHRNPIPGQGGPNTYWRDVGTLDAYFDASMDLVSVNPEFDIYNPQWPLRTSSEFSPPAKFVHESDGRKGQAFNTIMAGGAIISGGTVRDSLLGRGVRTHSYSLVESCVLFDDVEVGRHAHIRNCIVDKNVIIPPGTKIGLDPEEDRARGFSVTDNGVVVVPKGFTF, translated from the coding sequence ATGAAACCACGCGTTCTGGGAATGATCCTCGCGGGCGGGCAGGGCAGCCGCCTGGCCCCGCTGACGCAGAAGCGCAGCAAACCGGCGGTGCCGTTCGGCAGCAAGTACCGCATCATCGACTTCGCGATCAACAACTTCATCAACAGCGGCGTGTTCTCCATCTACGTGCTCACGCAGTACAAGGCGCAGAGCCTCACCGAGCACATCCAGCGCGGCTGGCGGTTCGGGACGTTCCTCAGCGACTACTTCATCACGCTGGTCCCCGCGCAGATGTACCGCATCGAGGAACTCGGGCCCGTGTGGTACCGCGGGACCGCCGACGCGGTGTACCAGAACATGCACCTGATCGACAACTACGAGGCCGACTACGTCGCGATCTTCAGCGGCGACCACATCTACAAGATGAACGTCGAGCACATGCTGCAAAAACACATCGAGACCCGCGCGGACGTCACCATCGCCGCGTACCCGATGCCGCAGGCGCAGGCGCACCAGTTCGGCGTGATGCACGTCGACCAGAACTGGCGCGTTACGGACTTCCTGGAAAAACCCAAAAACCCGCCCAGCATCCCCGGGCAGGAGGGCGTGAGCCTGACCAGCATGGGGAACTACATCTTCTCGCGCCGCGCGCTGGAGGAACTGCTCGAGACGAACATGGGTGGCGGCGAGGCCGGGTTCGACTTCGGCGGGGACGTCATTCCCCGCGCCCTGAGCGACGGGTACAACGTCATGGCATACGACTTCCACCGCAACCCCATCCCCGGGCAGGGCGGTCCGAACACGTACTGGCGGGACGTGGGGACGCTCGACGCGTACTTCGACGCCAGCATGGACCTCGTGAGTGTGAACCCGGAGTTCGACATCTACAACCCGCAGTGGCCGCTGCGGACCAGCAGCGAGTTCTCCCCACCCGCGAAGTTCGTGCACGAGAGTGACGGCCGCAAGGGGCAGGCGTTCAACACGATCATGGCGGGGGGCGCGATCATCAGCGGCGGCACCGTCCGCGACAGCCTGCTGGGGCGCGGCGTGCGCACCCACTCGTACTCGCTGGTCGAGAGCTGCGTGCTGTTCGACGACGTGGAGGTCGGCCGCCACGCACACATCCGCAACTGCATCGTGGACAAGAACGTGATCATCCCGCCCGGCACGAAGATCGGCCTGGACCCCGAGGAGGACCGCGCCCGGGGCTTCAGCGTCACGGACAACGGCGTGGTCGTCGTCCCGAAGGGCTTCACGTTCTGA
- the miaA gene encoding tRNA (adenosine(37)-N6)-dimethylallyltransferase MiaA, with product MQGPQTVPILTAPTAAGKSALALEAALAYGAEVISADAFTVYRGLDIGTAKPSAADLSRVPHHLIDVAEVTGAFDVARFVALAEAAIGDVLARGRTPLVVGGTGFYLQGLMQGLPLTPPSDPHVRAQVEADLEARGLDALLADIAATDPAEAARMERNPRRVVRAVEVHRRTGRFPGSFGRSEPAFRYAPLAFTRPAPDLEARMHARVTEMFARGWADEAAWLAGQVEPEARPRPTVWQALGYREALAVARGSLSVEDAAAQVTLATRQYAKRQLTFMRTQLRAPVLSAGEVHAALRDVLSR from the coding sequence GTGCAAGGCCCGCAGACCGTTCCGATCCTGACCGCCCCGACCGCCGCCGGGAAGTCGGCCCTGGCGCTGGAGGCGGCCCTGGCGTACGGCGCGGAGGTCATCAGCGCGGACGCGTTCACGGTATACCGGGGCCTGGATATCGGCACGGCGAAGCCAAGTGCAGCGGACCTCTCGCGTGTGCCGCACCACCTGATCGACGTGGCGGAGGTGACCGGGGCGTTCGACGTGGCGCGCTTCGTGGCGCTCGCCGAGGCGGCCATCGGGGACGTCCTGGCGCGTGGGCGGACGCCGCTGGTGGTGGGCGGCACCGGCTTCTACCTGCAGGGCCTGATGCAGGGGCTGCCGCTGACCCCCCCCAGCGACCCGCACGTGCGCGCGCAGGTCGAGGCGGACCTGGAGGCGCGGGGCTTGGACGCACTGCTGGCCGACATCGCCGCGACGGACCCGGCCGAGGCGGCGCGCATGGAACGTAACCCGCGCCGGGTGGTCCGGGCCGTGGAGGTCCACCGCCGGACCGGGCGGTTCCCGGGGTCGTTCGGGCGCAGTGAGCCCGCGTTCCGCTACGCGCCGCTGGCGTTCACGCGGCCCGCGCCGGATCTGGAGGCCCGCATGCACGCGCGGGTGACTGAGATGTTCGCGCGTGGCTGGGCGGACGAGGCCGCGTGGCTCGCCGGGCAGGTGGAACCGGAGGCGCGACCGCGCCCCACGGTGTGGCAGGCGCTCGGGTACCGTGAGGCGCTGGCAGTGGCTCGCGGGTCCCTGAGCGTGGAGGACGCGGCGGCGCAGGTGACGCTCGCCACGCGTCAGTATGCCAAGCGGCAGCTGACGTTCATGCGGACGCAGCTGCGCGCCCCTGTATTAAGTGCCGGTGAAGTCCACGCGGCCCTGCGGGACGTCCTGAGCCGCTAG
- a CDS encoding Hsp20/alpha crystallin family protein, whose protein sequence is MNEPVLARLHHLMTLREEVEALAGVGPWTPAADWCDGDTHLELHLDVPGALPDSLELLEEGDTVTVAGQRPELTRLLHAERPSGTFRRTFTFPEPVVPQSGQATLSGGVLTVKFEKRHPTINVTAHSDD, encoded by the coding sequence ATGAACGAACCCGTGCTGGCGCGCCTGCACCACCTCATGACGCTGCGCGAGGAGGTCGAGGCCCTCGCGGGCGTCGGCCCGTGGACCCCCGCTGCCGACTGGTGCGACGGCGACACCCACCTGGAACTGCACCTGGACGTTCCCGGCGCCCTCCCCGACAGCCTCGAACTGCTCGAGGAGGGTGACACCGTGACCGTCGCCGGACAGCGCCCCGAACTGACCCGCCTGCTGCACGCCGAGCGGCCCAGTGGCACCTTCCGCCGCACCTTCACCTTCCCCGAGCCGGTCGTGCCCCAGTCCGGTCAGGCCACCCTGAGCGGCGGCGTGCTGACCGTGAAATTTGAGAAACGCCACCCGACCATCAACGTGACGGCCCACAGCGACGACTGA
- a CDS encoding TerC family protein → MSEFLHVLTTPQGWVAVLSLTLLELVLGIDNIVFITLLASRLPRSQQALARTLGLGLAVVTRVALLAGIAWLTRLQAPLFSLLGQDFSVRDLILIGGGLFLMVKSVRELSRMSADPLGSGEAQVGQVSFLSVILQIPLIDIVFSLDSVITAIGVSGDVPVMITAVVIAMIIMVAASGPISRYLDTHPPLKLLAAAFLLLVGTNLVAEAFEVGVPSAYLYFTMLFAGVVMLFTVRAARTVRSQAVERAVQEALLARKDEAATGEPPQDR, encoded by the coding sequence ATGAGCGAGTTCCTGCATGTCCTGACTACCCCGCAGGGCTGGGTGGCGGTCCTGAGCCTCACGCTGCTGGAACTCGTGCTGGGCATCGACAACATCGTGTTCATCACGCTGCTCGCCTCGAGGCTGCCGAGGTCGCAGCAGGCGCTGGCCCGCACGCTGGGCCTGGGGCTGGCGGTCGTGACGCGCGTGGCGCTGCTGGCGGGTATCGCGTGGCTCACGCGCCTGCAGGCGCCGCTGTTCAGTTTGCTGGGGCAGGACTTCAGTGTCCGTGACCTGATCCTGATCGGCGGGGGGCTGTTCCTGATGGTCAAGAGCGTCCGGGAACTGTCGCGCATGTCGGCCGACCCGCTGGGCAGCGGCGAGGCGCAGGTGGGGCAGGTGTCGTTCCTGAGTGTGATCCTGCAGATTCCGCTGATCGACATCGTGTTCAGCCTGGACAGCGTGATCACCGCCATCGGCGTGAGCGGCGACGTCCCCGTCATGATCACGGCGGTCGTGATCGCCATGATCATCATGGTGGCTGCCAGCGGCCCGATCAGCCGCTACCTGGACACCCACCCCCCGCTCAAGCTGCTCGCGGCGGCGTTCCTGCTGCTGGTCGGCACGAATCTGGTCGCGGAGGCCTTCGAGGTAGGTGTGCCGAGCGCGTACCTGTACTTCACGATGCTGTTCGCCGGGGTGGTCATGCTGTTTACGGTCCGCGCGGCCCGCACCGTCCGCTCGCAGGCTGTGGAGCGCGCCGTGCAGGAGGCGCTGCTGGCCCGCAAGGACGAGGCGGCCACCGGCGAGCCACCGCAGGACCGCTGA
- a CDS encoding AI-2E family transporter — MTTPDPRPPASVFVLNLLPVATAVILILLGLSFFSKVAPSLLAITLAIIVATALNPVARRLERWMPRAAAGSLTVLLVVAVIGVALFLAVPPIAAQLGSIGGSSFNLSRIEPQLNAWLRAHPQLDAMLPPDIFDRAQAQLSKVGSRAAEQLPSLLSLVLGGVFTGLITLVMVVYVLGNPVPLVNGVLGAVPPKHRLAATYALAQILKQTGAWGRATLLVMLVTGSCTALGFYLLGVQNWLVFGLLAALGELVPTIGPIFATIPPVLFTLADDPQKAVWVAVFVLVFQQVSGFALSPLLVGGAGNLHPLSVIVGVVLFGGVFGLVGAFLTVPFLIVIKAVYQHFYLREAPDIPDAVAMALISGVVEDQLEREDEAREAVRRARAEVQEAELERQLEDGELDLEAALAADVTPDGASPQDPPGGPSAPRAP; from the coding sequence GTGACCACCCCTGATCCGCGCCCACCCGCCAGTGTCTTTGTCCTGAACCTGCTGCCGGTCGCCACCGCCGTCATCCTGATCCTGCTGGGCCTGTCCTTCTTCAGCAAGGTCGCCCCCAGCCTGCTGGCCATCACGCTGGCGATCATCGTCGCCACCGCCCTGAACCCCGTCGCGCGGCGCCTGGAACGCTGGATGCCCCGCGCGGCCGCCGGGTCCCTGACCGTGCTGCTGGTCGTCGCCGTGATCGGCGTGGCGCTGTTCCTGGCCGTGCCGCCCATCGCCGCTCAGCTGGGCAGCATCGGCGGGAGCAGCTTCAACCTCAGCCGCATCGAGCCGCAGCTGAATGCGTGGCTGCGCGCCCACCCTCAGCTGGACGCCATGCTCCCCCCTGACATCTTCGACCGTGCCCAGGCGCAGCTGAGCAAGGTGGGCAGCCGCGCGGCCGAGCAACTGCCCAGCCTCCTGAGCCTCGTGCTGGGCGGCGTGTTCACCGGCCTGATCACGCTCGTCATGGTCGTGTACGTCCTGGGGAACCCCGTGCCACTCGTGAACGGCGTCCTGGGCGCCGTGCCGCCCAAGCACCGGCTGGCCGCCACGTACGCCCTGGCACAGATCCTCAAGCAGACCGGCGCCTGGGGCCGCGCCACGCTCCTCGTGATGCTCGTCACCGGCTCCTGCACCGCGCTGGGCTTCTACCTGCTGGGCGTGCAGAACTGGCTGGTGTTCGGCCTGCTCGCCGCGCTGGGCGAACTGGTCCCCACCATCGGCCCGATCTTCGCGACCATCCCACCGGTCCTGTTCACGCTGGCCGACGATCCCCAGAAGGCCGTGTGGGTTGCCGTGTTCGTCCTGGTGTTCCAGCAGGTCAGCGGCTTCGCCCTCAGCCCCCTGCTCGTCGGGGGCGCGGGCAACCTGCACCCCCTGAGCGTCATCGTGGGCGTCGTGCTGTTCGGCGGCGTGTTCGGCCTGGTCGGCGCGTTCCTGACCGTCCCGTTCCTGATCGTCATCAAGGCCGTCTACCAGCACTTCTACCTGCGCGAAGCCCCGGACATCCCCGACGCGGTCGCTATGGCTCTCATCAGCGGCGTCGTGGAAGACCAGCTCGAACGCGAGGATGAGGCCAGAGAGGCTGTGCGCAGGGCCCGCGCCGAGGTGCAGGAAGCCGAACTCGAACGGCAGCTGGAAGACGGCGAACTGGACCTCGAGGCTGCGCTGGCCGCCGACGTCACCCCCGACGGGGCCAGTCCCCAGGACCCGCCCGGCGGTCCATCCGCCCCGCGCGCCCCCTGA